In Micromonospora sp. WMMD980, the following are encoded in one genomic region:
- a CDS encoding nucleotidyltransferase domain-containing protein: MRDDVRGYLAELVRRARDVLGDELVGAYAAGSLGLGAYQPGRSDVDVALLVAAPPSAAAKRTLVDRLRHGSLPCPARGLELVVYRRDVAASGTGEPDFALELNTGATMPFRATYDPADRPGADGRFWYALDRSILRQSGLTLLGPSAAAAFADPDPATLRALLVDALRWWLARPTPPGDAPAPGAEDAVLGACRALVRCRDGVWLGKVDAGRRVAADDPDAALIHQAVAARAGGPPPSGPAARAFQRRVLARIEAGGRHSTGPTRAGTRVGGGGA; the protein is encoded by the coding sequence ATGCGCGACGACGTACGCGGATACCTCGCCGAACTCGTCCGGCGGGCCCGGGACGTGCTCGGCGACGAGCTGGTCGGCGCGTACGCGGCCGGCTCGCTCGGCCTGGGCGCCTACCAGCCCGGACGCAGCGACGTGGACGTGGCGTTGCTGGTCGCCGCGCCGCCGTCGGCCGCCGCGAAGCGGACGCTGGTGGACCGGCTGCGGCACGGGTCGCTGCCCTGCCCGGCGCGCGGCCTGGAACTTGTCGTCTACCGGCGCGACGTGGCCGCCTCCGGCACCGGTGAGCCGGACTTCGCGCTGGAGCTGAACACCGGCGCCACGATGCCGTTCCGGGCCACCTACGACCCGGCCGACCGGCCCGGAGCGGACGGGCGGTTCTGGTACGCGCTGGACCGCAGCATCCTGCGCCAGTCCGGGCTGACCCTGCTCGGCCCGTCCGCCGCCGCCGCGTTCGCCGACCCGGACCCGGCGACGCTGCGGGCGCTGCTGGTGGACGCGCTGCGGTGGTGGCTGGCGCGGCCCACGCCGCCCGGCGACGCGCCCGCCCCGGGCGCGGAGGACGCGGTGCTCGGGGCCTGCCGCGCGCTGGTGCGCTGCCGCGACGGCGTCTGGCTGGGCAAGGTCGACGCCGGACGCCGGGTGGCCGCCGACGACCCGGACGCCGCGCTGATCCACCAGGCGGTCGCCGCCCGCGCGGGCGGGCCGCCGCCGTCCGGGCCGGCCGCCCGGGCGTTCCAGCGCCGGGTGCTGGCGCGGATCGAGGCCGGCGGCCGACACTCCACCGGCCCCACCAGGGCGGGAACTAGGGTGGGCGGGGGAGGTGCGTGA
- a CDS encoding glutaredoxin domain-containing protein produces MGRSWRFAGLMLVAGVVMAFGQWRSGQPPLGFVPFAVLAVLFSPLVFPRSLTSAEARLRSARDGRTVVYWRPGCTYCLRLRLRLGRRAGRAHWVDIWRDPEGAAAVRAVTGGDETVPTVVLPDGAVVNPDPAWLRARLRA; encoded by the coding sequence ATGGGGCGCAGTTGGCGGTTCGCCGGCCTGATGCTGGTCGCCGGGGTGGTCATGGCGTTCGGCCAGTGGCGTTCGGGGCAGCCGCCGTTGGGCTTCGTGCCGTTCGCCGTGCTGGCGGTGCTCTTCTCGCCGCTCGTCTTCCCCCGGTCGCTGACCTCGGCCGAGGCACGGCTGCGCAGCGCGCGCGACGGGCGGACGGTCGTCTACTGGCGGCCCGGCTGCACCTACTGCCTGCGGTTGCGTCTGCGGCTGGGCCGGCGCGCCGGGCGGGCGCACTGGGTGGACATCTGGCGTGACCCGGAGGGGGCGGCGGCGGTCCGGGCGGTGACCGGCGGCGACGAGACCGTGCCGACCGTGGTGCTGCCGGACGGGGCCGTGG
- a CDS encoding FAD-binding and (Fe-S)-binding domain-containing protein, which translates to MTELSASARAGLEAAVPGGVSTRAADRLKLAHDASHYLLHPGAVVTPADAGQVAALLAQSRRAGVPLTFRSGGTSLSGQAVTDRLLVDVRRHFRDLAVLDDGRRVRVQPGVVLRQVNARLAAHGRKLGPDPASEAACTVGGVVANNSSGMTCGTEFNTYRTLESLVLVLPSGTVLDTGAPDADARLRATEPALHAGLLRLRDRVRGNPDSVRRVRAQFAMKNTMGYGVNAFLDHDDPVDLLTRLVVGSEGTLAFVASATFRTVPVLRHAATGLLVFDSLGAATAAMPALVAAGPAAVELLDAAALRVAQRDPRADPALRGLAVRGHAALLVEWQESDPAALADRVAAAQPVLSDLPLTTPARLSGEPAARAALWHIRKGLYAAVAGARPSGTTALLEDVAVPVAALADTCAALTDLFDRHRYADSVIFGHAKDGNLHFMLNERFAGGAAPTRYADFTEEMVDLVLGHGGTLKAEHGTGRVMAPYVRRQFGDELYDVMRELRALCDPDGVLNPGVLLGDDPEVHLRHLKTVPTVAEEVDRCVECGYCEPVCPSRDLTTTPRQRIVLRREIAAAEAAGDRALAAELTDAYDYDAVQTCAVDGMCATACPVLINTGDLVKRLRAEEHGRAVSTGWRAAARRWGATTRGMARGLDLAGALPPALPEAATRAARAVLGADRVPQWRRDLPAGGSPRRPHPVDDPDAVFVPSCLGTLFAPAEGGAGVAAALLTLADRAGVRLLVPDGVGDLCCGTPWSSKGLTDGYRAVREKVPPVLRAASRDGALPVVSDAASCTEGFDRLLADAGDLRVVDAVEFAATTLLPRLTVRRRLGSLALHPTCSSTRLGLDDALRAVARAVADEVVVPDGWQCCGFAGDRGLLHPELTASATRAEAAAVAARPFDGYASVNRTCEIGLARATGQPYRHLLELLAEVTA; encoded by the coding sequence ATGACGGAGTTGAGCGCGTCGGCGCGGGCCGGGCTGGAGGCGGCGGTTCCCGGTGGCGTGAGCACCCGGGCCGCGGACCGGCTGAAGCTGGCCCACGACGCGTCGCACTACCTGCTGCACCCCGGCGCGGTGGTCACCCCGGCCGACGCCGGGCAGGTCGCCGCGCTGCTGGCGCAGAGCCGCCGCGCCGGCGTACCGCTGACGTTCCGCTCCGGCGGCACCAGCCTCAGCGGCCAGGCGGTCACCGACCGGCTGCTCGTCGACGTCCGCCGGCACTTCCGCGACCTGGCGGTGCTCGACGACGGCCGCCGGGTCCGGGTCCAGCCGGGGGTGGTGCTGCGGCAGGTCAACGCGCGGCTCGCGGCGCACGGCCGCAAGCTCGGCCCGGACCCGGCCAGCGAGGCCGCCTGCACCGTGGGCGGGGTGGTCGCCAACAACTCCAGCGGGATGACCTGCGGCACCGAGTTCAACACCTACCGCACGTTGGAGTCGCTGGTGCTGGTGCTACCCAGCGGCACCGTGCTGGACACCGGCGCGCCGGACGCCGACGCCCGGCTGCGCGCCACCGAGCCGGCGCTGCACGCCGGCCTGCTGCGGCTGCGCGACCGGGTGCGCGGCAACCCCGACTCGGTGCGCCGGGTCCGCGCCCAGTTCGCCATGAAGAACACCATGGGGTACGGGGTGAACGCGTTCCTCGACCACGACGACCCGGTCGACCTGCTCACCCGGCTGGTGGTGGGCAGCGAGGGCACGCTCGCGTTCGTCGCGTCGGCGACGTTCCGCACCGTACCCGTGCTCCGGCACGCCGCGACCGGCCTGCTGGTCTTCGACAGCCTCGGCGCGGCGACGGCGGCGATGCCGGCGCTGGTGGCCGCCGGGCCGGCGGCGGTGGAGCTGCTCGACGCCGCCGCCCTGCGGGTGGCCCAGCGCGACCCGAGGGCGGACCCGGCGCTGCGCGGCCTGGCCGTGCGCGGGCACGCGGCGCTGCTGGTGGAGTGGCAGGAGTCCGACCCGGCCGCGCTGGCCGACCGGGTCGCCGCCGCGCAGCCGGTGCTGTCCGACCTGCCGCTGACCACTCCGGCCCGGCTCAGCGGCGAGCCGGCGGCAAGGGCCGCGCTCTGGCACATCCGCAAGGGCCTGTACGCGGCGGTGGCCGGCGCCCGACCGTCCGGCACCACCGCGCTGCTGGAGGACGTCGCGGTGCCGGTGGCGGCGCTGGCCGACACCTGCGCCGCGTTGACCGACCTGTTCGACCGCCACCGCTACGCCGACAGCGTCATCTTCGGTCACGCCAAGGACGGCAACCTGCACTTCATGCTCAACGAGCGGTTCGCCGGCGGCGCGGCCCCGACGCGCTACGCCGACTTCACCGAGGAGATGGTCGACCTGGTGCTCGGCCACGGCGGCACGCTCAAGGCCGAGCACGGCACCGGCCGGGTGATGGCCCCCTACGTGCGCCGCCAGTTCGGCGACGAGCTGTACGACGTGATGCGCGAGCTGCGCGCGCTCTGCGACCCGGACGGCGTGCTCAACCCGGGCGTGCTGCTCGGCGACGACCCGGAGGTGCACCTGCGGCACCTGAAGACCGTGCCGACCGTGGCGGAGGAGGTGGACCGCTGCGTCGAGTGCGGCTACTGCGAGCCGGTCTGCCCCAGCCGGGACCTCACCACCACGCCCCGCCAGCGGATCGTGCTGCGCCGCGAGATCGCCGCCGCCGAGGCCGCCGGCGACCGGGCGTTGGCGGCGGAGCTGACCGACGCCTACGACTACGACGCGGTGCAGACCTGCGCGGTCGACGGCATGTGCGCCACCGCCTGCCCCGTCCTGATCAACACCGGTGACCTGGTCAAGCGGCTGCGCGCCGAGGAGCACGGCCGGGCGGTGTCGACCGGCTGGCGGGCCGCCGCCCGGCGGTGGGGCGCCACCACCCGGGGCATGGCCCGCGGGCTGGACCTGGCCGGCGCGTTGCCACCGGCGCTGCCCGAGGCGGCCACCCGGGCGGCCCGGGCGGTGCTCGGCGCGGACCGGGTCCCGCAGTGGCGACGCGACCTGCCCGCCGGCGGGTCGCCGCGCCGACCGCACCCGGTCGACGATCCGGACGCCGTCTTCGTGCCGTCCTGCCTCGGCACGCTCTTCGCCCCCGCCGAGGGCGGCGCCGGGGTGGCCGCCGCGCTGCTCACCCTCGCCGACCGGGCCGGCGTCCGCCTGCTGGTGCCGGACGGCGTCGGCGACCTGTGCTGCGGCACGCCCTGGTCGTCCAAGGGGCTGACCGACGGCTACCGGGCGGTGCGCGAGAAGGTGCCGCCGGTGCTGCGCGCGGCCAGCCGCGACGGCGCGCTGCCCGTGGTCAGCGACGCCGCCTCCTGCACCGAGGGCTTCGACCGGCTGCTCGCCGACGCCGGCGACCTGCGGGTGGTCGACGCGGTGGAGTTCGCCGCCACCACGCTGCTGCCCCGGCTGACCGTGCGCCGCCGGCTGGGTTCGCTGGCGCTGCACCCGACCTGCTCGTCGACCCGGCTCGGCCTGGACGACGCGCTGCGCGCGGTGGCCCGGGCGGTCGCCGACGAGGTGGTGGTCCCCGACGGCTGGCAGTGCTGCGGCTTCGCCGGCGACCGAGGGCTGCTGCATCCGGAGCTGACCGCGTCGGCCACCCGGGCCGAGGCCGCCGCCGTCGCGGCGCGGCCCTTCGACGGGTACGCCTCGGTGAACCGCACCTGCGAGATCGGCCTGGCACGGGCCACCGGGCAGCCGTACCGGCACCTGCTGGAGCTGCTCGCGGAGGTGACGGCCTGA